One part of the Cinclus cinclus chromosome 20, bCinCin1.1, whole genome shotgun sequence genome encodes these proteins:
- the GNA13 gene encoding guanine nucleotide-binding protein subunit alpha-13 isoform X2: MADFLPSRSALSGCFPGCLLTSGEAEQQRKSKEIDKCLNREKTYVKRLVKILLLGAGESGKSTFLKQMRIIHGQDWDRAAREEFRATIYSNVIKGVRVLVDAREKLHIPWGDPANQSNGDKVMAFDTRAVTVVQGMVETGVFLDYLPAIRALWADSGIQHAYDRRREFQLDYLPSQQDILLARRPTKGIHEYDFEIKNVPFKMVDVGGQRSERKRWFECFDSVTSILFLVSSSEFDQVLMEDRQTNRLTESLNIFETIVNNRVFSNVSIILFLNKTDLLEEKVQKVSIKDYFPEFEGDPHCLTDVQKFLVDCFRTKRRDQQQKPLYHHFTTAINTENIRLVFRDVKDTILHDNLKQLMLQ; this comes from the exons ATGGCGGATTTCCTGCCGTCCCGCTCCGCGCTGTCCGGCTGCTTCCCCGGCTGCCTCCTCACCAGCGGCGAGGCCGAGCAGCAGCGCAAGTCCAAGGAGATCGACAAGTGCCTCAACCGCGAGAAGACCTACGTGAAGCGCCTCGTCAAGATCCTGCTGCTGGGCGCGGGCGAGAGCGGCAAGTCCACCTTCCTCAAGCAGATGCGGATCATCCACGGGCAGGACTGGGACCGCGCGGCCCGCGAGGAGTTCCGCGCCACCATCTACAGCAACGTGATCAAGG GTGTGCGAGTCCTCGTGGATGCCAGAGAGAAACTCCATATCCCTTGGGGAGATCCTGCCAACCAGAGCAACGGGGACAAGGTGATGGCTTTCGACACCCGCGCGGTCACCGTGGTGCAGGGCATGGTGGAGACCGGTGTTTTTTTAGACTACCTGCCGGCCATCCGAGCCCTGTGGGCAGACAGTGGCATCCAGCACGCCTACGACAGGCGCAGGGAGTTCCAGCTG GATTACCTTCCCTCACAGCAAGACATCCTGCTGGCACGAAGGCCCACCAAAGGGATTCACGAGTACGACTTCGAAATCAAAAATGTCCCTTTCAAGATGGTCGACGTGGGTGGCCAGAGGTCGGAACGGAAGCGATGGTTCGAGTGCTTCGACAGTGTCACATCAATATTGTTCCTCGTGTCCTCCAGTGAATTCGACCAAGTGCTCATGGAGGACCGGCAGACAAATCGCCTCACGGAGTCCCTGAACATTTTTGAAACAATAGTCAACAATCGGGTGTTCAGCAACGTCTCCATCATCCTCTTCTTAAACAAGACGGACTTGCTCGAGGAAAAAGTACAGAAAGTCAGCATCAAAGACTATTTCCCAGAGTTTGAAGGGGATCCCCACTGCTTAACAGATGTCCAAAAATTCCTGGTGGATTGTTTTCGCACGAAACGCCGGGACCAGCAGCAGAAGCCCCTGTACCACCACTTCACCACTGCTATTAACACAGAGAACATCCGGCTAGTGTTCCGTGATGTTAAGGATACCATCCTGCACGACAACCTCAAGCAGCTGATGTTACAGTGA
- the GNA13 gene encoding guanine nucleotide-binding protein subunit alpha-13 isoform X1 translates to MADFLPSRSALSGCFPGCLLTSGEAEQQRKSKEIDKCLNREKTYVKRLVKILLLGAGESGKSTFLKQMRIIHGQDWDRAAREEFRATIYSNVIKGVRVLVDAREKLHIPWGDPANQSNGDKVMAFDTRAVTVVQGMVETGVFLDYLPAIRALWADSGIQHAYDRRREFQLGESVKYFLDNLDKLGEQDYLPSQQDILLARRPTKGIHEYDFEIKNVPFKMVDVGGQRSERKRWFECFDSVTSILFLVSSSEFDQVLMEDRQTNRLTESLNIFETIVNNRVFSNVSIILFLNKTDLLEEKVQKVSIKDYFPEFEGDPHCLTDVQKFLVDCFRTKRRDQQQKPLYHHFTTAINTENIRLVFRDVKDTILHDNLKQLMLQ, encoded by the exons ATGGCGGATTTCCTGCCGTCCCGCTCCGCGCTGTCCGGCTGCTTCCCCGGCTGCCTCCTCACCAGCGGCGAGGCCGAGCAGCAGCGCAAGTCCAAGGAGATCGACAAGTGCCTCAACCGCGAGAAGACCTACGTGAAGCGCCTCGTCAAGATCCTGCTGCTGGGCGCGGGCGAGAGCGGCAAGTCCACCTTCCTCAAGCAGATGCGGATCATCCACGGGCAGGACTGGGACCGCGCGGCCCGCGAGGAGTTCCGCGCCACCATCTACAGCAACGTGATCAAGG GTGTGCGAGTCCTCGTGGATGCCAGAGAGAAACTCCATATCCCTTGGGGAGATCCTGCCAACCAGAGCAACGGGGACAAGGTGATGGCTTTCGACACCCGCGCGGTCACCGTGGTGCAGGGCATGGTGGAGACCGGTGTTTTTTTAGACTACCTGCCGGCCATCCGAGCCCTGTGGGCAGACAGTGGCATCCAGCACGCCTACGACAGGCGCAGGGAGTTCCAGCTG GGGGAATCTGTAAAGTATTTCTTGGACAACTTGGATAAACTTGGAGAACAA GATTACCTTCCCTCACAGCAAGACATCCTGCTGGCACGAAGGCCCACCAAAGGGATTCACGAGTACGACTTCGAAATCAAAAATGTCCCTTTCAAGATGGTCGACGTGGGTGGCCAGAGGTCGGAACGGAAGCGATGGTTCGAGTGCTTCGACAGTGTCACATCAATATTGTTCCTCGTGTCCTCCAGTGAATTCGACCAAGTGCTCATGGAGGACCGGCAGACAAATCGCCTCACGGAGTCCCTGAACATTTTTGAAACAATAGTCAACAATCGGGTGTTCAGCAACGTCTCCATCATCCTCTTCTTAAACAAGACGGACTTGCTCGAGGAAAAAGTACAGAAAGTCAGCATCAAAGACTATTTCCCAGAGTTTGAAGGGGATCCCCACTGCTTAACAGATGTCCAAAAATTCCTGGTGGATTGTTTTCGCACGAAACGCCGGGACCAGCAGCAGAAGCCCCTGTACCACCACTTCACCACTGCTATTAACACAGAGAACATCCGGCTAGTGTTCCGTGATGTTAAGGATACCATCCTGCACGACAACCTCAAGCAGCTGATGTTACAGTGA